In Populus alba chromosome 1, ASM523922v2, whole genome shotgun sequence, a single window of DNA contains:
- the LOC118028417 gene encoding xyloglucan endotransglucosylase protein 34 isoform X1 has protein sequence MCRDMAASLWTLFLGMLFMVSGTMGAAPRKPVDVPFGRNYAPTWAFDHIKYFNGGSEIQLQLDKYTGTGFQSKGSYLFGHFSMQMKLVPGDSAGTVTAFYLSSQNSEHDEIDFEFLGNRTGQPYILQTNVFTGGKGRQRTEDFTSGLTQTTRYHSYSVLWNSYLVVFFVDDVPIRVFKNCKDLGVKFPFNQPMKIYSSLWNADDWATRGGLEKTDWSKAPFIASYKSFHIDGCEASVEAKFCATQGTRWWDQKEFQDLDALQYRRLRWVRQKYTIYNYCTDRSRYASMPPECKRDRDI, from the exons ATGTGCAGAGATATGGCTGcttctctatggactttgtttctTGGCATGCTGTTTATGGTATCCGGGACAATGGGAGCTGCCCCAAGGAAGCCAGTGGATGTGCCTTTTGGAAGGAACTATGCTCCTACATGGGCTTTTGACCACATTAAGTACTTCAATGGAGGCTCAGAGATTCAGCTCCAGCTGGATAAATACACGG GTACTGGTTTCCAATCAAAAGGGTCATACTTATTTGGCCATTTCAGTATGCAAATGAAGTTGGTTCCTGGTGATTCAGCTGGAACAGTTACTGCTTTCTAT CTATCTTCACAAAACTCAGAGCATGATGAGATAGACTTTGAGTTCTTAGGAAACAGGACTGGCCAGCCTTACATTTTGCAGACAAATGTTTTCACAGGAGGCAAGGGGAGACAGAGAACAGAGGATTTTACCTCTGGTTTGACCCAAACCACAAGATACCACTCTTACTCCGTCCTATGGAATTCGTACCTGGTAGT GTTCTTCGTGGATGATGTGCCAATCAGAGTCTTCAAGAACTGCAAAGACTTGGGAGTGAAATTTCCTTTCAACCAGCCAATGAAGATTTACTCAAGCCTATGGAACGCCGATGATTGGGCTACCAGAGGTGGACTTGAGAAGACAGACTGGTCCAAGGCGCCCTTTATAGCCTCCTACAAGAGCTTCCACATAGACGGCTGTGAAGCCTCCGTGGAAGCGAAATTCTGTGCCACGCAGGGCACCAGATGGTGGGACCAGAAGGAGTTCCAGGATCTTGATGCCTTGCAATACAGGAGGCTCAGATGGGTACGCCAGAAATACACCATCTACAATTACTGCACTGATAGATCAAGATACGCTTCAATGCCACCGGAATGCAAGAGAGACAGAGACATATGA
- the LOC118028417 gene encoding xyloglucan endotransglucosylase protein 34 isoform X2 — protein MAASLWTLFLGMLFMVSGTMGAAPRKPVDVPFGRNYAPTWAFDHIKYFNGGSEIQLQLDKYTGTGFQSKGSYLFGHFSMQMKLVPGDSAGTVTAFYLSSQNSEHDEIDFEFLGNRTGQPYILQTNVFTGGKGRQRTEDFTSGLTQTTRYHSYSVLWNSYLVVFFVDDVPIRVFKNCKDLGVKFPFNQPMKIYSSLWNADDWATRGGLEKTDWSKAPFIASYKSFHIDGCEASVEAKFCATQGTRWWDQKEFQDLDALQYRRLRWVRQKYTIYNYCTDRSRYASMPPECKRDRDI, from the exons ATGGCTGcttctctatggactttgtttctTGGCATGCTGTTTATGGTATCCGGGACAATGGGAGCTGCCCCAAGGAAGCCAGTGGATGTGCCTTTTGGAAGGAACTATGCTCCTACATGGGCTTTTGACCACATTAAGTACTTCAATGGAGGCTCAGAGATTCAGCTCCAGCTGGATAAATACACGG GTACTGGTTTCCAATCAAAAGGGTCATACTTATTTGGCCATTTCAGTATGCAAATGAAGTTGGTTCCTGGTGATTCAGCTGGAACAGTTACTGCTTTCTAT CTATCTTCACAAAACTCAGAGCATGATGAGATAGACTTTGAGTTCTTAGGAAACAGGACTGGCCAGCCTTACATTTTGCAGACAAATGTTTTCACAGGAGGCAAGGGGAGACAGAGAACAGAGGATTTTACCTCTGGTTTGACCCAAACCACAAGATACCACTCTTACTCCGTCCTATGGAATTCGTACCTGGTAGT GTTCTTCGTGGATGATGTGCCAATCAGAGTCTTCAAGAACTGCAAAGACTTGGGAGTGAAATTTCCTTTCAACCAGCCAATGAAGATTTACTCAAGCCTATGGAACGCCGATGATTGGGCTACCAGAGGTGGACTTGAGAAGACAGACTGGTCCAAGGCGCCCTTTATAGCCTCCTACAAGAGCTTCCACATAGACGGCTGTGAAGCCTCCGTGGAAGCGAAATTCTGTGCCACGCAGGGCACCAGATGGTGGGACCAGAAGGAGTTCCAGGATCTTGATGCCTTGCAATACAGGAGGCTCAGATGGGTACGCCAGAAATACACCATCTACAATTACTGCACTGATAGATCAAGATACGCTTCAATGCCACCGGAATGCAAGAGAGACAGAGACATATGA
- the LOC118028416 gene encoding large ribosomal subunit protein eL21z/eL21y, with the protein MPAGHGVRSRTRDLFARPFRKKGYIPLSTYLRTYKVGDYVDIKVNGAVHKGMPHKFYHGRTGRVWNVTKRAIGVVINKQVGNRIIGKKIHVRVEHVQPSRCREEFKLRKKKNDELKAEAKACGEKISTKRQPQGPKPGFMLEGATIETVTPIPYDVVNDLKGGY; encoded by the exons ATGCCGGCTGGACACGGTGTGCGATCAAGGACCAGAGATCTCTTCGCTCGTCCCTTCAGGAAGAAGGGTTACATCCCCCTCTCCACTTATCTCAGAACATACAAGGTAGGCGACTATGTCGACATCAAGGTAAACGGCGCCGTTCACAAAGGCATGCCCCACAAGTTCTACCATGGCCGCACCGGTCGCGTCTGGAATGTCACCAAGCGCGCTATTGGTGTCGTCATCAACAAGCAG GTTGGGAATAGGATTATTGGGAAGAAAATTCATGTTAGGGTGGAGCATGTGCAGCCGTCGAGGTGCAGGGAGGAGTTTAagttaaggaagaagaagaatgatgaGTTGAAGGCTGAGGCCAAAGCTTGTGGTGAAAAGATTAGTACTAAGAGGCAGCCTCAAGGACCTAAGCCTGGATTTATGTTGGAGGGTGCTACTATTGAAACTGTCACTCCTATTCCTTATGATGTGGTCAATGATCTCAAGGGtggttattga